A single window of Mugil cephalus isolate CIBA_MC_2020 chromosome 1, CIBA_Mcephalus_1.1, whole genome shotgun sequence DNA harbors:
- the LOC125014895 gene encoding uncharacterized protein LOC125014895: MNEAKESTCPSSAPKRRHSLLNLPPSFDAGELIWTPQTIKQPASLLIQQLLNHETVMFCVGRAQREGPKVKTKDEEVGNLGEKMICRILLLITLNSCVCAATFEVNVTQSSYQAEENHHITLEWTFTTKPDSSYKYLFIFCSFFINHQEKELTLYHVHEGVEVSESQDEQFSGRVQGDKDVLREGRIRLHVSRLRINDSGLYQCEVKTDYGSTSGRCELNVTAADDQPQIQRPTSSPEPETGGQRRRRDGLIVVVALMFLCVIILIVFKIRESTTESDS; this comes from the exons ATGAATGAAGCTAAAGAGTCCACGTGTCCCAGCTCTGCCCCCAAGAGGAGACATTCATTACTGAATTTGCCACCCAGCTTTG ATGCCGGTGAGCTCATCTGGACACCTCAAACTATAAAACAACCTGCTTCTCTCCTCATCCAACAGCTGCTAAATCATGAAACAGTCATGTTTTGTGTAGGTAGGGCCCAAAGGGAAGGACCCAAAGTCAAGACAAAAGATGAGGAGGTAGGGAATCTGGG GGAGAAGATGATCTGCAGGATCCTGCTGCTCATCACCCTCAACTCATGTGTCTGTG cAGCAACATTTGAAGTGAATGTGACACAGAGCTCCTATCAGGCAGAGGAGAACCACCACATCACACTGGAATGGACCTTCACCACCAAACCTGACTCTTCATACAAATATCTGTTCATCTTCTGTAGCTTCTTCATCAATCATCAAGAGAAAGAGTTGACTCTGTATCATGTACATGAAGGTGTTGAGGTGTCAGAGTCTCAGGATGAACAGTTTTCAGGACGAGTCCAGGGAGACAAAGACGTCCTCAGAGAAGGACGAATCAGACTTCATGTGTCCAGACTCAGGATTAATGACTCTGGTCTGTACCAGTGTGAAGTAAAGACAGATTATGGCTCCACATCTGGTAGATGTGAACTCAACGTCACTG CAGCTGATGATCAGCCTCAAATTCAGAGACCAACGTCGAGTCCAGAACCAGAgactggaggacagaggagacgaCGTGATGGACTGATAGTAGTAGTAGCtctgatgtttctctgtgttatAATTCTGATAGTTTTCAAGATCAGAGAGTCAACAACAGAAAGCGATTCTTAA